From a region of the Qipengyuania spongiae genome:
- the tnpA gene encoding IS66-like element accessory protein TnpA yields MSEGGGVIVRTERRRRYSDTEKAAIVAESLRPDVTVVSVARRHGIAKSVIYNWRANRREAEAIAREALEFIPCGQFVATSERASACEIIADEPESSVGPLAQDVAASPPPGQQRAGAIAIELEGGARLSVDSFVNEKALARVLRALKAVSC; encoded by the coding sequence GTGAGCGAAGGTGGCGGCGTGATCGTGCGCACGGAGCGGCGGCGGCGCTATTCTGACACAGAGAAGGCGGCGATCGTCGCCGAGAGCCTGCGCCCCGACGTTACGGTGGTGTCGGTCGCGCGCAGGCATGGCATTGCCAAGAGTGTGATCTACAACTGGCGTGCCAACCGGCGCGAGGCTGAAGCGATTGCAAGGGAGGCGCTGGAGTTCATCCCATGTGGCCAGTTCGTGGCGACCTCGGAGCGAGCTTCAGCGTGCGAGATCATCGCTGACGAACCGGAGTCTTCGGTCGGCCCCTTGGCGCAAGATGTTGCGGCTTCTCCTCCGCCCGGGCAACAACGAGCAGGCGCGATTGCCATCGAGCTTGAGGGCGGCGCGCGCCTGAGCGTCGACAGCTTCGTCAACGAGAAGGCGCTTGCCCGGGTTCTGCGCGCCTTGAAGGCCGTGTCATGCTGA
- the tnpB gene encoding IS66 family insertion sequence element accessory protein TnpB (TnpB, as the term is used for proteins encoded by IS66 family insertion elements, is considered an accessory protein, since TnpC, encoded by a neighboring gene, is a DDE family transposase.), giving the protein MLASEVFRLDPYSGHVFLFRSKRGNYLKALVWDGTGLCLFAKRLERHRFVWPPLVDGGVVLTPAQFSLLLEAMDWRRTVAPKPPQRPVHI; this is encoded by the coding sequence GTGCTTGCCAGCGAAGTTTTCCGGCTCGATCCCTATAGCGGCCATGTGTTCCTGTTCCGCAGCAAGCGCGGCAACTACCTCAAGGCGCTGGTCTGGGACGGCACCGGCCTGTGCCTGTTCGCCAAGCGGCTCGAGCGCCATCGCTTCGTCTGGCCGCCGCTGGTCGACGGCGGAGTGGTGCTGACCCCTGCGCAGTTTTCGCTGCTTCTGGAGGCGATGGACTGGCGGCGAACGGTTGCACCAAAACCCCCGCAGCGGCCTGTGCATATCTAG
- a CDS encoding serine hydrolase domain-containing protein, whose protein sequence is MKRLVIIYLSFALSGCASAGHVAVQPEVTVSSVPSLDTVWEKVPTMIAEHNLAGLSVAVFDGHSIIETRTFGVKSRTSPTPIDTMTAFSTASISKPVTALLCLVLDAEGEIDIDAPIADYLESWQLPENSEYPAAAKVTWRQFLMHTAGTTQHGFADYYYGDAIPSLIDSLQGRIPRYDRPIEFQFAPGSGWQYSGGGYVIVQLALEDHFDRPLRDLAREKVFSPLGLDNTTMAQPGEPGFLVNAAHVHNESGAVIRTGLPITPQVSASGMWSTPSDLATFAIAIQRALAGETVGPITPAIARTMTDVFSLEHVGGMGTPFFRGFGFGNTDWFRHDGSNTGVNADLMASITGGYGMVLMGNGDDANTGPVFAMLRREIIDGMRWSVRHAVGEEPISPELADAITGRYRGLLYDLGLDYRIEAVDGELWIASEFFAQFLGRDRSRMRHLGNGAFAIDDYPNRLQFELNDEGKVAGVTLSRPGSTVGAFDRSMSLIEVRP, encoded by the coding sequence GTGAAGCGCCTCGTTATCATCTACCTGTCCTTCGCGCTCTCGGGCTGTGCTTCGGCCGGACATGTTGCCGTTCAACCCGAAGTGACAGTCAGCAGCGTACCCAGCTTGGACACTGTCTGGGAGAAAGTCCCTACGATGATAGCTGAGCATAATCTCGCCGGGCTCAGCGTAGCCGTGTTCGACGGCCATTCCATTATCGAAACCCGCACGTTTGGGGTGAAGTCCAGAACATCGCCGACGCCAATCGATACGATGACCGCATTCTCGACTGCATCCATCTCAAAGCCGGTCACGGCGCTTCTTTGCCTAGTTCTCGATGCCGAAGGCGAGATCGACATCGATGCACCGATCGCGGACTACCTCGAGAGCTGGCAATTGCCGGAAAATTCGGAGTATCCGGCGGCGGCGAAAGTGACTTGGCGTCAGTTCCTCATGCATACCGCAGGCACCACACAGCATGGCTTCGCCGACTATTACTACGGCGATGCTATCCCTTCCCTGATCGATAGCCTCCAAGGCCGTATTCCCCGATACGACAGGCCGATCGAGTTCCAGTTCGCCCCGGGGTCGGGCTGGCAGTATAGCGGTGGGGGCTATGTCATCGTGCAACTGGCATTGGAAGATCACTTCGACCGACCCCTGCGTGACCTGGCACGGGAGAAGGTATTCTCGCCGCTCGGTCTCGATAACACGACGATGGCACAACCAGGCGAACCGGGCTTTCTCGTGAACGCCGCGCATGTGCACAATGAGAGCGGGGCGGTCATCCGGACGGGCCTGCCGATCACGCCACAGGTCTCGGCGTCGGGCATGTGGTCTACCCCGTCCGATCTCGCTACCTTCGCCATCGCCATACAGCGCGCCTTGGCGGGTGAGACCGTCGGCCCGATCACCCCTGCGATAGCGCGTACGATGACCGACGTCTTCTCGCTGGAGCACGTGGGCGGAATGGGGACGCCGTTCTTTCGCGGGTTCGGGTTCGGGAACACAGATTGGTTCCGGCACGATGGCTCGAATACGGGCGTCAATGCAGATCTCATGGCATCGATTACAGGTGGTTATGGCATGGTCCTGATGGGGAACGGCGACGATGCGAACACCGGGCCGGTCTTCGCCATGCTGCGACGAGAGATCATCGATGGCATGCGATGGAGCGTGCGCCATGCGGTGGGCGAGGAACCGATCTCGCCCGAGCTGGCAGATGCCATCACCGGACGCTATCGCGGTCTGCTCTACGACCTTGGCTTGGACTATCGGATCGAGGCCGTCGACGGTGAGCTATGGATCGCGTCTGAGTTCTTCGCCCAGTTTCTAGGTCGAGATCGAAGCCGGATGCGTCATCTCGGCAACGGCGCATTTGCGATCGATGATTACCCGAACCGGTTGCAGTTCGAGTTGAATGACGAAGGTAAGGTGGCGGGCGTGACGTTGAGCCGCCCTGGAAGCACGGTCGGCGCCTTCGACCGATCGATGAGCCTAATCGAAGTCCGACCCTAG
- a CDS encoding HU family DNA-binding protein: protein MNMSELIKTVAKEADLSEAKTKDVLMSAFDAIGDAASKGDDIAIPGFGKFSVKDRPERQGRNPATGEAMTIKASRSVGFKPAKGLKDKM from the coding sequence ATGAACATGAGCGAACTTATCAAGACCGTCGCCAAGGAGGCGGACCTTTCCGAGGCGAAGACCAAGGATGTCCTCATGTCCGCGTTCGACGCGATCGGCGATGCCGCCTCAAAGGGCGACGACATCGCCATTCCCGGCTTCGGCAAGTTCTCGGTCAAGGATCGGCCGGAGCGGCAGGGCCGCAACCCGGCCACGGGCGAGGCGATGACGATCAAGGCGTCGCGCAGCGTCGGCTTCAAGCCCGCGAAGGGTCTCAAGGACAAGATGTGA
- the tnpC gene encoding IS66 family transposase: protein MAASEQALAQEQKALAYERKAHDATRDELGAARNAIKLTTLQIEKLKAQLAKLRRMKFGQSSERMMQLADQLELTLEDLEAQQAHAECVMRGQVDQDEAEPPKARRKPKRAPLPDHLPRDVIVHPAPGADRCAACGRAAPVLGEDVTEVLEYVPASFRVVRHVRPKLACTCCDTIAQAPAPGLPIPRGRAGPGLLAHVIVAKFADHLPLYRQSQIYAREGVELSRSTMADWLGQVSWLLDPLVERLGAHVMASQKLHADDTPVPVLAPGTGKTSTGRLWVYLRDNRRWSPADRPAALFRYSPDRKGERPREHLAAFAGFLQADAYAGFNPLYDPGRMPGVITPVACWAHARRKLHDVLVADRSSAARKGLGLIGQLYEIERSIEQEPPQERLRQRAASRLIALDFFAWADGVLAKASARSPLAEALRYAIKLKPALLAYTQDGRLEIDNNLAENALRGIAVGRKNWLFAGADCGGERAAAMYSLLETAKLNDVNPQVWLSDVLDRIGKGHPINRIDELLPWAWKAA, encoded by the coding sequence CTGGCCGCCTCGGAACAGGCGCTGGCGCAGGAACAAAAGGCGCTCGCTTACGAGCGCAAAGCACATGATGCAACGCGCGACGAGCTTGGTGCTGCACGCAACGCGATCAAGCTGACCACGCTCCAGATCGAGAAGCTCAAAGCCCAGCTTGCCAAGCTGCGCCGCATGAAGTTCGGCCAGTCGTCCGAACGCATGATGCAGCTTGCCGATCAGCTGGAACTCACGCTCGAGGATCTCGAAGCCCAGCAGGCCCATGCCGAGTGCGTCATGCGCGGGCAGGTCGATCAGGACGAGGCCGAACCGCCGAAGGCCAGGCGCAAACCGAAGCGCGCGCCGCTGCCCGATCATCTGCCGCGCGATGTGATCGTGCATCCGGCACCAGGCGCGGATCGCTGCGCGGCGTGCGGCCGCGCGGCACCGGTTCTCGGCGAAGACGTCACCGAGGTGCTGGAATACGTGCCTGCAAGCTTCCGCGTGGTGCGCCATGTCCGTCCCAAGCTTGCATGCACATGCTGCGATACCATCGCCCAGGCACCTGCACCCGGTCTGCCGATCCCGCGCGGCCGCGCCGGTCCCGGCCTCTTGGCGCACGTCATCGTCGCCAAGTTCGCCGATCACCTGCCGCTGTATCGCCAGTCGCAGATCTACGCGCGTGAGGGAGTCGAGCTGTCCCGCTCGACGATGGCCGACTGGCTCGGCCAGGTCAGCTGGCTGCTCGATCCGCTGGTCGAGCGTCTCGGTGCCCACGTCATGGCCAGTCAGAAGCTTCACGCCGACGACACACCGGTCCCGGTGCTGGCTCCCGGCACGGGCAAGACGTCGACCGGGCGATTATGGGTCTATCTGCGCGATAACCGCCGATGGAGCCCGGCAGACAGGCCTGCCGCGCTGTTCCGCTATAGCCCAGATCGCAAGGGCGAGCGGCCACGCGAGCACCTTGCGGCCTTTGCAGGCTTTCTGCAGGCCGATGCCTATGCCGGGTTCAACCCGCTCTATGATCCCGGCCGCATGCCCGGCGTCATCACGCCCGTCGCCTGCTGGGCCCATGCAAGGCGCAAGTTGCACGATGTCCTTGTTGCCGATCGCAGTTCTGCTGCGCGCAAGGGGCTCGGCCTCATCGGGCAGCTCTACGAGATCGAGCGGTCGATCGAGCAGGAACCTCCCCAAGAGCGTTTGCGCCAGCGAGCGGCATCGAGGCTCATCGCGCTCGACTTCTTCGCATGGGCAGATGGCGTCCTTGCCAAGGCATCCGCGCGTTCGCCGCTGGCCGAGGCGCTGCGCTATGCGATCAAGCTGAAGCCCGCGCTGCTTGCCTACACCCAGGACGGGCGGCTTGAGATCGACAACAACCTTGCCGAGAACGCGCTGCGCGGCATCGCGGTCGGGCGCAAGAACTGGCTGTTCGCCGGCGCGGACTGCGGCGGCGAGCGGGCCGCGGCGATGTATTCGCTGCTCGAGACCGCCAAGCTCAACGATGTGAACCCCCAGGTGTGGCTCAGCGACGTCCTCGACCGCATCGGCAAGGGTCATCCGATCAATCGCATCGACGAACTCCTGCCCTGGGCCTGGAAGGCGGCCTAA
- a CDS encoding type II CAAX prenyl endopeptidase Rce1 family protein — protein sequence MNHRTKFAIQDAWQASAPVARKFLRFVRKPSVSIGSEDQLPSSKPVIGIVLFALSLVISAAFAIAALPLMLFVEAEPGSQLQKVSAQSIPSVVLAVVILGPLIEEIMFRGWLSGTWRAVIASALFLALVFGIAPLIDKHLSVSAAIIQLGLVIIGSAGFALLAPIDTGRRLPRFERLFPYIFWAQGIVFGALHFQNVSASSPMVAGLATLPLVICGWIWGFARINLGLSGAVLLHAAYNVPAAAALVAFSLLQNGW from the coding sequence GTGAACCATCGGACGAAATTCGCGATCCAAGATGCTTGGCAAGCATCGGCCCCAGTCGCGAGAAAATTCTTGCGGTTCGTGCGAAAACCCAGCGTTTCCATCGGGAGTGAAGATCAGCTACCTTCATCGAAGCCGGTCATCGGAATAGTCCTCTTCGCCCTTTCACTGGTCATATCGGCAGCGTTTGCCATCGCAGCGCTTCCGCTGATGCTTTTTGTCGAGGCAGAACCTGGCAGTCAGCTGCAAAAGGTCTCCGCGCAATCGATACCGTCGGTCGTTCTGGCGGTAGTAATCCTCGGTCCACTGATCGAGGAGATCATGTTTCGAGGCTGGTTGTCTGGCACGTGGCGCGCCGTCATCGCATCGGCGCTCTTTCTCGCGCTCGTGTTCGGGATCGCGCCACTCATCGACAAGCATCTCTCCGTTTCCGCCGCGATCATCCAACTGGGTCTGGTCATCATCGGTTCCGCTGGCTTCGCGCTCTTGGCACCGATCGATACAGGCAGACGACTTCCACGTTTCGAGCGACTTTTCCCTTATATCTTCTGGGCGCAGGGAATCGTGTTCGGGGCTCTTCATTTCCAGAACGTCAGCGCAAGCTCACCCATGGTTGCCGGTCTTGCGACGCTTCCGCTCGTCATCTGTGGGTGGATATGGGGATTTGCCAGGATCAATCTCGGTCTTTCAGGGGCAGTGCTTCTGCACGCCGCCTACAATGTTCCCGCCGCCGCAGCCTTGGTGGCTTTCTCCCTGCTGCAAAACGGGTGGTAA